The nucleotide window GCCGTCGGGCGTCCCCGGCTGCCGGAGACCGGGCGGGCGGGTGAGTGACGGCGGCCGCGGCCAATGCCGGGGGGCCCGGGGCGCTGCCGCCGAGCCTCGCTCCCGGAGCTttcggcggtggcggcggcggcggggctggaGCCCAGGCGGAGCGGGGCGAGGCGGAATCGCCGGTTCGGGGCACGGTCGCGGTCCAGCCGCAGCTGCTGTTGGCTCCTCGTCTTCCCGGAGCTGCCTGAAGGCTGCGCAGCTCCAGCGGGCGGCACGAGTCCAGCCCCGCATCCTGGGGATGGAGATGCTCCCGTCTCTGCCAAATAACACGGTCTTGGCTTTGTCATCGCTCTTGTCTTCTTGCAAAATGAATCTATGGTTGGGCATATCGTggtttaaatgtatttatagatATAAAGAAATGAGACTATTTGTAAAGGTAGCCGTAAAATTGGGTCTGACATCTTTGGCTGAGTTACGCAGCATTGAAGTCAAGAGTGTAatgattttcttcatttttttagaGCGACGTTTCATTTCATCTTTTCTGGGATGGAGATTTCTTCTCACCAGTTTCACCTCTTGCAGCAACTAAATGAGCAGCGCAGGCAGGACTTGTTCTGTGACTGCAACATCCTGGTGGAGGGGAAGGTCTTCAAAGCCCATCGCAATGTGCTGTTTGCCAGCAGTGGCTACTTCAAAATGCTCCTTTCGCAGAGCTCGAAGGAAACGAGTCAGTCCACAACAGCCACATTCCAGGCCTTTTCTCCTGACACCTTCACAGTTATCCTAGATTTTGTGTATTCAGGCAAATTGTCCCTCACCGGTCAGAATGTGATCGAAGTCATGTCGGCCGCCAGCTATCTGCAGATGACCGATGTGATCAGCGTGTGTAAAACCTTCATAAAGTCCTCGCTGGACATCAGTGAGAAGGAGAAGGATCGCTACTTCAGCCTGTCAGACAAAGATGTGAGTTCCAACGGCGTGGACCGATCCTGTGTGTACAGTGGAGGGTGGAGGGCAGAGAGCAGCCCCCCACATTCCCACTCAAGCCCAGACCCTGGGACTTGTATGATGGGCGGGAATGCTTGGAGCAATTTCAACTATTACCCCACCTCTCAAAGAaatgcccagcagcagctgtccaAACACGAGCAGCGGCAGGATTCCATCAAGAAATCCCGgcacctggggctgcagcaacCCTCTGACATCCCCCACTATAAATCAAGCAAGCTGGAGGACAGGGCTGCCGAGCCCGCGGGCCACGCCGCGCCGGCCGAGGAGCAAGTTCACATCGACACGGAGGTTGAAGCTCCTCACGTGGGCTATCAATTCGGCCAAGGGGCTGAGGTGATGCCCAGGGGCTTGGCTGTGTCACAGCAGGAGCACGAGTCACCCCGCTCCTCCAGTAAATCCAAGTCTTCTAAAGCTGAGGAGCAGTACGGGAGCATGCCTTCCATCCTGGGAGTCATGGGGAGCTGGGCTGAAGGTGAGTGGGGTTTGGTGCTGAAGGTACACAGACACCTGGTAGTGCTCTGTTCCAGCCCTGAGAAAATAGATCTTACTCAATAGTACAGCACTACTGCCAAAAAGACAGATGTATTGTCCAGAAATGTAGGTTTGGAAAGTTTAACtcgttattttaaaataattttaggtGATTGAAGTACCTGGGGTATAAAGCTGgcctttcaaaatgaatttaagtGGGGAGATTTTTAAGCTCGTTTTCACAGAATGGTTatggttggaaaggaccttaaagcccaacTTGTTCcattccctgccatgggcagggacacttttcactatcccaggttgctccaagccctgttccAGCTGGCTTTGCCTGGTCTGTGTTAACACAGCCAATGGTCCACTCCTCCTTTGTTGCACTCCTGTGCAATCCTTGTGCTTGAAACCACCTCTGAATACTGTTTCTAATAAAACTCATGTGCTATTCTTCACATGAAACACCTTTTCCTAGAGCatgactttgattttttttttttttttaaataccattaTCTTCTGATGAAATATAGATGACCTGGCCAGGATGAGGTTCAAGTGCCCGTTCTGCAGCCACGTGGTGAAGAGAAAAGCCGACCTCAAGCGTCACCTTCGCTGTCACACGGGAGAGCGGCCGTACCCCTGCGAGGCGTGTGGGAAGAGATTCAGCAGGCTGGATCACCTCAGCAGCCATTTTCGAACTGTGAGTATTTTTAGCACCTGCATGATTTATTTAATGTGTAAATCTGGCTAATTAAACACAGTGTGAGTGTATCTGGTTGATCTAATGACTCCTGTAAAGAAGAGGgaatagaaaattaatttggtttGGTTGCAGTCAAATTGAGGGGTAATTTGCAGGAAAGGGGAGGAATTTGTTGGGTAATTGATGGCTTGCAGAGgttctgctctctgcagcctgtGAGAGCTCCTGTGGCCAATTACCGTGCCTGGGCTGGCACGGTTCCCTGTTTGATGTCTCTCAAATCGAGTTAACGCTACGATTTGACGCTGCTCCAACCCTACTTTTTGTCATCTCCAAAACCCCCCCCTTTTGGTGGATGCTTTATCAAATCcatccattcccattttcccagatCCACCAGGCGTGCAAGCCCATCTGCAGGAAGTGCAAGCGCCACGTGACCGAGCTGACGGGACAAGTGGTCCAGGAGGGGACCCGTCGCTACAGACTCTGCAACGAGTGCCTGGCAGAGGCTGGCATAGACAGCATCCGCATTGACTTGGAGGCTGAGGCACCTCTGGAATTCCCACAGGATGGGGATAAGGATTCCAGGTGGCACTACGGGGAAGACAACAGGTCTGACGTGGAGATCGTGGAGGATGGCTCGACCGACTTGGTCATCCAGCAAGTGGATGACAGCGAGGAtgaagcagaggagaaggaagtgaAACCAAATATTAGGTAGTTGGAAGATGAGGAGTGGGAATTCCGTGGAAGAGGGAGAATGCACTGTGACCATGTGCCCTCTGCCAGCTGTTGGTGATCCTACAGAGACATGTGGTTGAACAGGTCCAGACTTGCATGTATTTATGGACACGTCATTGAGGCCATTCTGGTTTGTTATCAGAACCCCCAGAAGTTGTTTTGGTAAAAAGAATCCGTCATGAAATAATGGATAAACAAGGAAACTGCAGTATTACATGGATAATTTTTCCAGCAGGCAACGGGGCACGTCTCAAAGCCCTCTTGCAAGGGAGTGAGGTCTAAATACTTAAGACAAAGTCACAGATTACTGTAAATTGCCCATTTTTTACACCTGCAGAGAGGTGGGGTTTATATCATTGGGCAACAAACAAAGTATAGAGACCCCAGACACCCTCTCTTGAGTGTTCAGAAGTGAAGAGAATCTTCCATGAAATGTCATGAATTCTTCATGTTAAGATAAGGAAAAAGGCAGCTAATTAAGGAAGAGCATTCAAAATGTTTTGGCACTTTTGTCTGGAAAAGGACTTTTGTAAAATTTATTAGGATAAGGTGAATCTTTAGTAGATCATTCGTTCCAGAcctatttctttaaaagaaaataagcacaTGAATGCTTAACGTATCAGAGACAAACTGATTAAAAATTTGGATCATTAATTGATGCCAGTAGATGTTTTAGTCTCAAAATTGGGATCTCAGACTGGGCTGTTTTAATAAGCACTATTAAAatactccctttttttttttggaaaccTCTCAAAAGTGCCCAGACatggtgggattgttggggtgcaGGGCAAGGAGTTGGActtggatgatccttgtgggtcccttccagctcaggatattgaATTCTGTGAACCTTTTCCAGTCTGTACCATATGCCAGCGAGATCGAGATGTACTGGAAGTTCTAGACACCAGATTTGTGTCATTTCATCTACAATTAGGCTTACAGAGATGAGTAATGATGAAGAAATTTGACTTCTCTAACAAAAGAAGCTACTTGGTTTTGTTGCTTAGTGAGTTTCTCTTACCCAGCACTGTCaacaggagaggagcagaagatGCTCccggggtgctgctgctgctctgtgttcctTGGACAGACCTGAGTGTTAATTCCAATTCTTCATCTTGGGATCATAGAACTCAATGGCTGTAGACTTAGAAAAATTacctatatttttttcatttttacagctTTGTAAGCATGTTTGGCTGAACCCCGGGGTTTCTTACACAACAAtcccatatatatatatctctctatatatatatactattTAATCTTTCCCAGGGACAGCTAAAAagtctctattttatttttagttgtgTAAAAACTGTATAACCTTCTTGTATCACCATGACCAGAGAGTGCAACATTTTCATTCCAGGCTGCAGGTCACCAGCCCAAGGTCTCTTAAATGACAACTTGAGAACTTCATGTTAAATTCAGTGTAAGCATTAAGCACCCTCCCCTCCGTGGGAAGCATCCCAAGGACACGAGAAATGGTATTTTATTGTTCCTACAAAAATTATCATTCATTGGCTTAGACTTGGGGAGGGGGTGACTTAAAAATCTTTGTGATGACCCACATGAAAACACCTTAAACAAGACTTACACTTGCCTCGATTTTATGGGACCCTTGGTCAGCAGCCCACAAAACGGACTTGGTGTGAAAACAGACATTTAATTTCTTGGAGCTTTTAAACTCCTAAAATGCCTGTTATTAAATGGCAAAGAAATATtcctgagcaacctggactAAATCAAATGCACAGAACaagaaatattgaaaagaaTATGGAGAAACTTTGCTCAAATTTCGCAGctgtttccctttccctttccattaAACAGTTGGACAACAAATTCCAGGCATCAGTGCCTGGGATACAAAGTGGCTGGAATTGGTCTCTGTGTGTTTGGGGATGGatgaaggggaggggaaaatgaAGTGTTCTCTCCAGGCCTGAAATCTTAACTGCCAGCTGCAAAGGTCAGCCTATTAAGTGTTTCTTAATAGTGGGGGTGTTTTTAGAAGCAAAAGGATTTTTGGATCAATACTCAATTTAATTAGATACCATAAATCTAAGGATTCTGAGGACCACATGCTTCAGAACAAGATCTGAAGTGGCTCTAAATGGGCAAATGGAACAATCTATCCATAGGAAGACTTTTAGTTTTTAAACACAGGCAGATTAATCGTTGATTTGCCGGGCAAATAagggctttttttctggatttctaTGTTGTTATTCTCAGTAGCATAACTAGATATCTGTAGtcatttttaaagtatcttaTTAAGCTTGGAGGTTTAGCTCAAGACTGCGATTCCCACAGGTCAGttatgttttctgttctttcaaaGTTACCGTGTTTACATTTGTTGCCTTAATTTTGGTTGttgtttccttatttttgtaTTGCAAGACAAGATCAATGTTAAGTGCCTTCTGTTTTTCACATCCTTCATTTTACAGTCCCATGTTtcccttgggttttttttctctaaatgaaaatatttggggtttttttgtctccttCCATTGTCTCTGATTGTCTTCTTCATATTTCTGTGAGGATCATGTGCCACTCATCAGCACAAgtaacatttcctttcctttcaagGAGGAAAGTAAAGGCCACATAGGGATGTTCCcactgaatttatttatttccttgtatttctttCATCTTCATGTCTCTTAGGGACAAGGTTTAGTgctggacttgatcttaaaggtcttttccaagaactctgtgattatttttcttggcTCGTGTTTACTTTGTGTTCACAAAGCCACAGTCAAGAGTGAAGACAAAGTTCATCATCCTCTGATTAATGTCTCACCTCTTAACGATCCTTATTTTCTGACAATATCTTCCCATCCTTTAAAGGCTGAAATACTGAATTCAAAaattccctttcccccttttcagGTGTTTCTTACAGAATTCTCTCTACCACATAAACCTATGACTTGTGTGATGCTTGATTAGTTCTTTCAcatcatttcccttttttttttttttttttccccattaaattaCCTAAACATTTGTATTTACAGTCCAAAAAAATGTCACTTGTCCTTATCTTAAAGGTTAAACTGTTAGGAACCCCTCCttaaattgaaaagaaaaagacagaccTCAAAAACCTGACTTCAGAAGGAATCTCCCTTTCCAACCTTTTGTAATTTGGATTCTATTCCAGTTCTAAAGAATtgacataaggaaaaaaagcaaaaatattgaTTTAGGGTGGCTTTGAAAATACCTGAAAGCCCACAGATCTCTCACAGAGGGCTGACACTGACTGCTGCAGGTATCCTTCCTTTACTCTTGGCTCTGCAGAATGTTCCATCCTCCAGGATTTTGGGATCCATCTCAAGTTTTCAATGATaacttaggggaaaaaaaaaaacccacaaaacactCTGTTGGGTATAAAATGATGGAATATACATTTCTTCCTTGCAGCATCTGGTCACTGTCAGAGTTATCCCATTACAGAGCCGTGCCTATGTCTACCttatattttaattactgttgGTTGGAGGCAACATGTACAGaaatgaaatagaagaaaaattctcCAATTCTGCCCAAAAGATtgagttttaaagaaaaggatgTTATAATCCTCCAGTCCTTGCCTGCGGAATTTTTCCATTCGGTACAAATCTGTACCAACACTGTCTGTTGAGTGATGCGTATAAGTTGATAAGCTACTAAGAAAAGCTTATAATAGCATTtagttaaatattttctatacTGTTTAACTTAAAACCCTTCTACATTGGAGGCATAACCTTTCATCCTATTTAACTCATGAAATGCAAAGAGGAGGCTTATTCAGTGCATCAAGATTTTAAACAGAGCAAGAACACAGAACAAGAGATTTTGTAAGGAAAATtgggaggagtggctggaaAGAGCCTTCCCTATCTTGGCTTAGCTGCTGGACTAAATTAAACACTGTTGAAGATCTCACCCGACGCTTGACTGTGGAAATGGGAACTGTTCTTTACCAGGTTCATGCAGCCTGCTCTGAGGAGGGGAATGTACCGATGACTGCAGAGCTTCCTTCTCAAAATTATTCCATGATCTGGCGGAATAAGACTGAAAGAATCTCATCTAACAAGCACGAATTTGAAAGTGTCTTGTCTTCTAACAGGCATCCTGATTCCATTTTCCACCCAGAAGGGAAAACAGGACAATCTGTGTCTTGCACTCCTACGTGCAGCGCTTTGCTTTGGGATTATCCTCACTGTCTGAATACAAAAATCCCGTTATAAAAAAGCTGCGATATCGACTTAATGTCATTAATCCTACACCGCGGAGCTCCGGATCTCTCCCGTTCAGGTGGCTCCTTCCCTCTACACACAAAGGTAGCAACAACAAAGCTTTGTGTGAGCAGGGCAGCGGCCTCCGGGGCAGCATGTGGGTGTGGGAAGCggcgagcggcggcggccgcggggcgctCGGGCCGAGGCAGGCGCTGGGCTGCGGCTGCAATCGGTGCGTTGCCCCTTTAATTGTGTCCCCAGCCCTCGGGCGTCTCTGTCCAACGCCCACGTCAGCAAATACCTTTTGTTTCTCTCCCGTTCGGGCTCGCAGGGCTCGGGGCTGCGGGAGCAGCGGCGCGTCGCCTCCAGGCACGGCGAGCCCCGAGGCGGGGCCGGGGACCCCGCAGCCACCGCCCGCTCCCCCCGGCTCGGCGGCAGCCGCCCGCAGCACCCCGCCGGTGAGTGGCGGCTCCCGTACTGCTCTGCACCGATGGGAAGGACCGGGCGGGCGACGGGGCTGACGGCGGCTGCGAGCGGGCGGCGGCGAGGAGGGCGCGGGGCTGCGCAGTGTCCGCGGGCGCCTCGGGCAGCCCGGTGCCGCTCggtgccgcccggtgccggggCTGCCGCGTCCCCGGCGGGCGCCATTTGCAGCCCCGGGCGCGGACACAAaggggctgcgcggggcgggcggcgggggcgcggcgggagcggagcgggggcGGCGGAGCGCTGCCCGCGGagggggcgcgggcggcgggacGGGAGCGGCACCGGCCCGGGTAAGCACGGGCGGCCGGCACCgggcggggacacggggggctGTGGCGGAGCGGCAAACGCGGCTCCGTTCCCGCAGGCGGCTGCGGGCGGCacgcccggcccggggcggtcCGTGCGGGCGGAGGGGAGCGCGCAGCCGGCCGGGGCTGGCGGGCGCTGCGGTCcccgcggcggcagcggggccgggaggcgaCTCCGCGCCGGCGGAGCTGCTCCGGCGCCGGCGGAGCTGCTCCGGCACCGTCGGGCGTCCCGGGCTGCCGCGGAGCGAGCGGCCAATTCCGCCGGGCGGGCGGGTGAGTGACGGCGGCCGCGGCCAATGCCGGGGGGTCcgcgccgggcgggcggcggccccggggcgcTGCCGCCGCATTCGAGCGGCCCCGAGGCGCCGGGGCAGAGGCTGCGCCCACCGCCGACCCGCGTCAGCCGCGACTCTGCCCACGGCGGGAGGGCCAAGTTCTCTTGCCCAGTCTGAGAACCATCATGGCTTGGTCGGCATAATTTTCGTTCTTTTGGGATACGGAGTAATCCCGCTGGGATATCTTTTCACCTCTTTTGGAGTTCTTAAGTTTCTTCTCTCTTGTTCTGCAGAGTAGCAGCCGCAGGGAGTTTGGAGATATATTGGGAATGTGATGGAgttgttttaaatttaagagAGTCATCTCTTTAAATTAGGATTCAGCATCATTGATTTAGATTGGCATGatgatgttttttcctttacagcAAACCTTCCCCTTACTTCCAGCCTGGAATGGAGATTTCTTCCCACCAGTCTcacctcctggagcagctgaacGAACAGCGGAAGCAGGACTTGTTCTGTGACTGCAACATCCTGGTGGAGGGAAAGGTCTTCAAAGCCCATCGCAATGTGCTGTTTGCCAGCAGTGGCTACTTCAAAATGCTCCTTTCGCAGAGCTCGAAGGAGACGAGTCAGCCAACAATAGCCACATTTGAGGTCTTCTCTCCAGAGACGTTCATGGTTATCCTGGACTTTGTG belongs to Corvus hawaiiensis isolate bCorHaw1 chromosome 23, bCorHaw1.pri.cur, whole genome shotgun sequence and includes:
- the ZBTB8A gene encoding zinc finger and BTB domain-containing protein 8A, with amino-acid sequence MEISSHQFHLLQQLNEQRRQDLFCDCNILVEGKVFKAHRNVLFASSGYFKMLLSQSSKETSQSTTATFQAFSPDTFTVILDFVYSGKLSLTGQNVIEVMSAASYLQMTDVISVCKTFIKSSLDISEKEKDRYFSLSDKDVSSNGVDRSCVYSGGWRAESSPPHSHSSPDPGTCMMGGNAWSNFNYYPTSQRNAQQQLSKHEQRQDSIKKSRHLGLQQPSDIPHYKSSKLEDRAAEPAGHAAPAEEQVHIDTEVEAPHVGYQFGQGAEVMPRGLAVSQQEHESPRSSSKSKSSKAEEQYGSMPSILGVMGSWAEDDLARMRFKCPFCSHVVKRKADLKRHLRCHTGERPYPCEACGKRFSRLDHLSSHFRTIHQACKPICRKCKRHVTELTGQVVQEGTRRYRLCNECLAEAGIDSIRIDLEAEAPLEFPQDGDKDSRWHYGEDNRSDVEIVEDGSTDLVIQQVDDSEDEAEEKEVKPNIR